From Klebsiella electrica, the proteins below share one genomic window:
- a CDS encoding iron-containing alcohol dehydrogenase family protein, protein MFAIKSPQTYHHQPGLLSRSGELLAVHSSDIAIITSPQAWRAVNPQLETSLKAAGIRWQVNFFTSECTDAAIAMHLDNVREQNATLVLGIGGGRVLDCAKAVANLLTNVGLVTIPTVAATCAAWSPVSIIYNEHGGQVRSQPLSRMPLMLLVDTNVIAQNDVRYLKAGIVDALAKWYEFRPYKQKSDDSLALNLKVQAAKLALDVFEQYGAQAVQDNARHDVTPALMKVIDANIAVAGMANSMRDDTPAPGVAHAIHNRFTHQPELHDWLHGEKVGFGLLLQSLMESDDGQPEPQLLSLLREYDAPLALPPLNGDRDVIIAAIAREVKFSAENAARLPFSIAAENIEKALQATETHHYSQG, encoded by the coding sequence GTGTTCGCCATAAAATCACCGCAGACCTATCATCATCAGCCCGGCCTGCTTTCACGCAGCGGTGAGCTGCTCGCCGTTCATTCCTCCGATATCGCCATCATCACCAGCCCGCAAGCGTGGCGGGCGGTGAATCCGCAACTGGAAACCAGCCTGAAGGCAGCCGGTATTCGCTGGCAGGTCAATTTTTTCACCTCGGAATGCACCGATGCGGCTATCGCAATGCATCTGGATAACGTGCGGGAACAAAACGCCACGCTGGTGCTGGGCATTGGCGGCGGGCGGGTGCTTGATTGCGCCAAAGCGGTGGCGAACCTGCTGACTAACGTCGGGCTGGTGACCATACCGACCGTTGCCGCGACCTGCGCCGCCTGGTCGCCGGTCAGCATTATTTATAATGAGCACGGCGGGCAGGTGCGCAGCCAGCCGTTGTCGCGTATGCCACTGATGCTGCTGGTCGACACGAATGTGATTGCGCAAAACGATGTGCGTTATCTCAAAGCGGGCATCGTGGATGCGCTGGCGAAATGGTACGAATTCCGCCCGTATAAACAGAAAAGCGACGACAGTCTGGCGCTGAACCTGAAAGTTCAGGCGGCAAAACTGGCGTTGGATGTCTTTGAACAATACGGCGCTCAGGCGGTGCAGGACAACGCCCGCCATGACGTCACACCGGCGCTGATGAAAGTTATCGACGCCAATATCGCGGTGGCAGGTATGGCTAACAGCATGCGCGATGACACCCCCGCGCCGGGCGTGGCGCACGCGATCCACAATCGTTTCACCCATCAGCCGGAATTGCATGACTGGCTGCACGGCGAAAAGGTGGGTTTCGGGTTACTGCTGCAGTCGCTGATGGAAAGCGATGACGGCCAGCCGGAGCCGCAGTTGCTGTCATTGTTACGTGAATATGACGCGCCGCTGGCATTGCCGCCACTGAATGGCGACCGGGACGTGATCATCGCGGCCATTGCCCGCGAAGTGAAATTCTCCGCCGAAAATGCCGCCCGTTTGCCGTTTTCAATAGCAGCGGAAAATATCGAAAAAGCCCTGCAGGCAACCGAAACTCACCATTATTCACAGGGATAG
- a CDS encoding LLM class flavin-dependent oxidoreductase has protein sequence MASASSSAKNTRQLRLGLFVQPLGHHVSGWRLTEKLGSPTDIDWLTEIAKKAEEGKFDMFFVGDALATSVYRLPSTMARLEPLTLLSALAVQTRHIGLAATASTTFSDPFNLARSFSSLDHISHGRAAWNVVTSFSADVARNFSRDDMPTHAERYAVAHEFLEVTFKLWEGWQEGAVQPDNASGQYFVNEKIRPVNHQGKYFQVQGPLNISRSPQGRPVIIEAGSSADGQKLAAATAEVVFTAAATLEEAQTFYRAQKRQVKEAGRHPDHVLILPGVMPIVGRTREEAHETWRQLNSLVDIDNGIRQLSTRFNRDLSAFPLDGPVPDVPAGEGNQSRVKLLTDLAYRENLTLRELAAIAAGSRGHRVLVGTAEDIADDFQHWLEEGGADGFNIMPAVMPEQLSLFVELVIPELRRRGLFREEYEFSTLRENLGLPEPDFNPQT, from the coding sequence ATGGCCTCTGCTTCATCTTCTGCAAAAAACACACGTCAATTGCGTCTTGGGCTGTTTGTACAGCCGCTCGGGCATCACGTCAGTGGCTGGCGCTTAACTGAAAAGCTCGGTTCGCCGACCGACATCGACTGGCTGACGGAGATAGCCAAAAAAGCCGAGGAGGGCAAGTTCGATATGTTCTTCGTCGGCGATGCCCTGGCGACCAGCGTCTACCGGTTGCCGTCTACCATGGCGCGGCTTGAGCCGCTGACCTTGCTGTCGGCGCTGGCAGTGCAAACACGCCATATCGGGCTGGCCGCCACGGCTTCAACGACATTCAGCGATCCGTTTAATCTGGCTCGTAGCTTTTCTTCTCTTGATCACATCAGCCACGGTCGGGCGGCGTGGAACGTGGTGACGTCGTTTTCCGCTGACGTGGCGCGCAATTTCAGCCGCGACGATATGCCCACGCATGCCGAACGTTATGCCGTGGCGCATGAGTTTCTCGAGGTGACGTTCAAATTGTGGGAAGGTTGGCAGGAGGGGGCGGTGCAGCCGGACAACGCCAGCGGTCAGTATTTCGTGAACGAGAAAATCCGGCCGGTGAATCATCAGGGCAAATATTTTCAGGTACAGGGGCCGCTGAATATCAGCCGTTCGCCGCAGGGGCGTCCGGTGATTATTGAGGCCGGTTCTTCTGCTGACGGTCAGAAACTGGCGGCGGCCACCGCCGAAGTCGTGTTTACTGCGGCGGCCACGCTGGAAGAAGCGCAAACGTTTTACCGTGCGCAGAAACGGCAGGTGAAAGAGGCCGGACGTCATCCAGATCACGTGCTGATTTTGCCGGGCGTAATGCCCATCGTGGGTCGCACGCGGGAAGAAGCGCATGAAACCTGGCGCCAACTGAATTCGCTGGTGGATATTGATAACGGCATCCGCCAGCTTTCCACCCGTTTTAATCGGGATCTGAGTGCGTTTCCGCTCGATGGCCCGGTGCCGGATGTGCCTGCCGGTGAAGGTAATCAGAGCCGTGTGAAACTGCTGACCGATCTGGCGTATCGCGAAAATCTGACCCTGCGTGAACTGGCCGCGATTGCTGCCGGTTCGCGTGGGCACCGCGTGCTGGTCGGTACAGCGGAAGATATCGCCGATGATTTCCAGCACTGGCTGGAAGAAGGCGGGGCAGACGGTTTCAACATCATGCCTGCAGTGATGCCGGAACAGCTTTCGCTGTTTGTTGAGCTGGTGATCCCCGAATTGCGCCGCCGTGGGTTGTTCCGTGAAGAATACGAATTCAGCACGCTGCGTGAAAATCTCGGTCTGCCTGAGCCTGACTTTAACCCTCAGACTTAA
- a CDS encoding aminotransferase class I/II-fold pyridoxal phosphate-dependent enzyme: MTISLSDRVQRVSLSANAAAKQRTNDLKKAGVDILDLTTGEPDFDTPAHIKQAAYEAIARGETKYTPTPGIPALREAVQQKLQRENRLQFAVANILIANGAKQVIFNAFAATLNDGDEVIVPVPYWPTFADSVRFNGGTPVFVECHLEQAYKLTPEQLAASITPRTRWLVLNHPGNPSGAVYSTAELQALAAVLREHPQVLVMLDDLYEHILFDGCEHQNLLNVAADLQERSLLVGGVSKTYAMTGWRIGFAAGPQALIAAMTVVQSQISSGASSVSQAAALAAFNGGLDFMAPQVAAYQQRRDVITGILANIDGLELRVPQGGFFVFCRCAGLIGRYRPGGAKIENEADVLDYLLENGVSGIGGSAYGLSPYFRLSIATDNATVAEAGRRIASACAKLSPAE; this comes from the coding sequence ATGACGATTTCTTTGTCAGACCGCGTTCAGCGGGTGTCACTTTCCGCCAATGCGGCGGCGAAACAGCGCACCAATGACCTGAAAAAAGCGGGGGTGGATATTTTGGATCTCACTACCGGTGAGCCGGATTTTGATACGCCCGCTCACATTAAACAGGCGGCATACGAGGCGATTGCGCGTGGTGAAACCAAATACACGCCGACGCCGGGCATTCCGGCGCTGCGCGAGGCGGTGCAGCAGAAATTGCAGCGGGAAAACCGGCTGCAATTCGCTGTGGCTAACATCCTGATTGCTAACGGTGCCAAGCAGGTCATTTTTAATGCCTTTGCCGCTACGCTCAATGATGGCGATGAAGTGATTGTGCCGGTTCCGTACTGGCCGACGTTTGCGGATAGCGTGCGTTTTAACGGCGGCACGCCGGTTTTTGTCGAATGTCATCTGGAGCAGGCCTACAAGCTGACGCCAGAACAGCTGGCCGCCAGTATTACACCGCGCACCCGCTGGCTGGTGCTCAATCATCCAGGAAATCCGAGCGGTGCGGTATATTCAACCGCGGAATTGCAGGCGCTGGCCGCCGTCCTGCGTGAGCATCCGCAGGTGCTGGTCATGCTCGATGATTTATATGAGCACATTCTGTTTGATGGCTGTGAACACCAGAATCTGCTTAATGTGGCCGCTGATTTGCAGGAGCGCAGCCTGCTGGTGGGCGGCGTATCCAAAACGTATGCGATGACCGGCTGGCGGATTGGTTTCGCTGCCGGGCCACAAGCGCTTATTGCCGCCATGACCGTGGTACAGTCGCAAATCAGTTCCGGTGCCAGTTCGGTGAGTCAGGCGGCTGCGCTGGCAGCCTTTAACGGCGGGCTGGATTTTATGGCGCCACAGGTTGCGGCTTATCAGCAACGGCGCGACGTGATAACCGGCATCCTGGCGAATATTGACGGGCTGGAATTGCGGGTGCCGCAGGGCGGTTTCTTTGTCTTTTGCCGCTGCGCCGGATTAATCGGGCGTTACCGGCCGGGTGGGGCGAAAATCGAAAATGAAGCTGACGTGCTGGACTATCTGCTGGAAAACGGCGTGTCCGGCATTGGCGGCAGCGCATACGGCTTGTCGCCCTATTTCCGTTTATCGATTGCCACAGACAACGCCACGGTAGCTGAAGCCGGGCGGCGCATTGCATCGGCCTGCGCGAAACTCAGCCCCGCTGAGTAA
- a CDS encoding DUF5951 family protein, producing the protein MGSYLSGEKNFVKHQFARKCSTAASVNNLLLLTTINQEKCFAGSAILYHYLKCSFNFSH; encoded by the coding sequence GTGGGGTCGTATCTTAGCGGCGAAAAAAATTTTGTCAAACATCAATTTGCCCGCAAATGTTCAACTGCCGCTTCCGTCAACAATTTGTTGCTATTAACGACAATTAATCAGGAAAAATGTTTTGCAGGATCCGCCATTCTCTATCATTATTTGAAATGTAGTTTCAACTTTTCTCACTAA
- a CDS encoding EmmdR/YeeO family multidrug/toxin efflux MATE transporter: MNVTSAVSQVFARTSWFKKRKSYRVLYWREISPLAVPIFLENTCVLLMGVLSTFLVSWLGKEAMAGVGLADSFNMVIMSFFAAIDLGTTVVVAFSLGKRDRRRARAAARQSLAIMTLFSVLLAAAIHAFGSEIINFVAGEASAQVKAMALTYLELTVLSYPAAAIALIGSGALRGAGNTKIPLLINGGMNILNIIISSILIYGIFSWPGLGFVGAGLGLTIARYIGAVAIVWVLAIGFNPALRISLKSYFQPFNLAIIWEVMGIGIPASIESVLFNGGKLLTQMFVAGMGTNVIAGNFIAFSFAALINLPGNALGSASTIITGKRLGKGQIGQAERQAWHVFWLSTIVLTVIAWGTAPFANLIASFYTSEEDVKVVVKELLWLNAFFMPIWATSWILPCAFKGARDVRYTMWVSMLGMWGCRVVAGYTLGIVLGMGVIGVWLGMVLDWAVRGVLFYCRMVSGRWLWKYPRSKIQVDET, from the coding sequence TTGAACGTCACCTCCGCAGTAAGCCAGGTCTTTGCACGCACCTCCTGGTTCAAAAAGCGTAAAAGTTATCGGGTTCTTTACTGGCGTGAAATCAGCCCTCTTGCGGTGCCTATTTTCCTCGAAAACACCTGCGTTTTGCTGATGGGCGTACTGAGTACGTTCCTGGTCAGCTGGCTGGGAAAAGAGGCCATGGCCGGGGTGGGGCTGGCCGACAGCTTTAATATGGTGATTATGTCGTTCTTTGCTGCCATCGATCTCGGCACGACGGTGGTGGTCGCCTTTAGCCTCGGCAAACGCGACCGGCGGCGGGCGAGGGCGGCGGCAAGACAATCGCTGGCAATCATGACGCTGTTCTCTGTTCTGCTGGCGGCCGCGATCCATGCATTCGGCAGTGAGATCATTAATTTTGTCGCCGGCGAGGCTTCTGCGCAGGTGAAGGCCATGGCGCTGACCTATCTGGAACTGACGGTATTAAGCTACCCGGCGGCGGCCATCGCGCTTATTGGCAGCGGGGCATTGCGCGGGGCGGGTAATACCAAAATCCCTCTGTTGATCAATGGCGGGATGAACATCCTCAACATTATTATCAGCAGCATCCTGATCTACGGCATTTTTTCCTGGCCGGGGCTGGGGTTTGTCGGCGCCGGTCTCGGGCTGACCATCGCCCGCTATATTGGCGCCGTGGCGATAGTCTGGGTGCTGGCCATTGGTTTTAACCCGGCGCTGCGCATCTCGCTGAAAAGCTACTTTCAGCCGTTCAACCTGGCGATTATCTGGGAAGTGATGGGCATTGGCATCCCGGCGAGTATTGAATCGGTCCTGTTCAACGGCGGCAAGCTGCTGACGCAGATGTTTGTTGCGGGGATGGGGACCAACGTTATCGCCGGCAACTTCATCGCCTTTTCCTTCGCCGCGTTGATTAACCTGCCGGGGAACGCGCTGGGTTCCGCTTCGACGATAATTACCGGTAAACGGCTGGGAAAAGGGCAAATCGGCCAGGCGGAGCGTCAGGCGTGGCATGTCTTTTGGTTATCAACCATCGTTCTGACGGTGATTGCGTGGGGGACGGCGCCGTTTGCCAATCTGATCGCCTCTTTTTACACCAGCGAAGAAGATGTCAAAGTGGTGGTCAAAGAGCTACTGTGGCTCAACGCCTTCTTTATGCCAATCTGGGCGACTTCGTGGATCCTGCCCTGCGCCTTTAAAGGCGCGCGCGATGTGCGCTACACCATGTGGGTATCGATGCTGGGAATGTGGGGCTGCCGTGTCGTGGCGGGTTATACCCTGGGCATTGTGCTGGGAATGGGGGTGATTGGCGTCTGGCTGGGAATGGTGCTCGACTGGGCGGTACGTGGCGTGCTGTTCTATTGCCGAATGGTCAGCGGGCGCTGGCTATGGAAATATCCGCGCAGCAAGATTCAAGTGGACGAAACATAA